The following coding sequences are from one Seonamhaeicola sp. ML3 window:
- the map gene encoding type I methionyl aminopeptidase has translation MIEVKNREEIELMRESALIVSKTLGVLAKEIKPGVTTLQLDKIAEEHIRDCGAEPGFLGLYDFPNTLCMSPNEQVVHGIPNGTPLKEGDIISIDCGALKNGFYGDHAYTFAVGDIEPEVEKLLKITKESLYVGIREFKLNNRVGDVGYAIQQYCEAHGYGVVRELVGHGLGRKMHEDPEMPNYGRRGKGKKFIEGMVVAIEPMINMGTHRIKQHRDGWTITTQDKKPSAHFEHDVALVDGKPELLSTFAYIYDALGIKSDEEAEFRQETLVL, from the coding sequence ATGATAGAAGTAAAAAACCGAGAGGAAATAGAATTAATGCGCGAAAGCGCCCTTATCGTATCAAAAACGCTTGGGGTTTTAGCAAAAGAAATCAAGCCAGGCGTAACCACGTTACAATTAGATAAAATTGCTGAAGAACATATAAGAGATTGTGGCGCCGAACCCGGTTTTTTAGGATTATATGATTTCCCAAATACGCTTTGTATGAGTCCCAATGAACAGGTCGTTCATGGCATTCCAAATGGTACACCGCTAAAAGAAGGGGATATTATTTCTATAGATTGTGGAGCGTTAAAAAATGGATTTTATGGTGACCATGCGTACACATTCGCAGTTGGGGATATAGAACCCGAAGTCGAAAAACTACTAAAAATAACAAAAGAGTCTCTTTACGTAGGAATAAGAGAGTTTAAGCTAAATAATCGTGTTGGTGATGTAGGCTATGCTATTCAGCAGTATTGTGAAGCTCATGGTTATGGCGTAGTGAGAGAACTTGTAGGCCATGGATTAGGCAGAAAAATGCACGAAGATCCAGAAATGCCAAACTATGGAAGACGGGGCAAAGGAAAGAAATTTATTGAAGGCATGGTTGTGGCTATTGAACCCATGATCAATATGGGAACTCACCGAATCAAGCAACACAGAGACGGCTGGACCATAACTACTCAAGATAAAAAGCCTAGTGCTCATTTCGAACACGATGTAGCTTTAGTAGATGGAAAACCCGAATTGCTATCAACCTTTGCATACATTTACGATGCTTTAGGTATAAAAAGCGATGAAGAAGCCGAATTCCGTCAAGAGACATTGGTGCTTTAA
- the gpmI gene encoding 2,3-bisphosphoglycerate-independent phosphoglycerate mutase — protein sequence MNKKVILMILDGWGNSPDPKVSAIDHANTSFIDSLYTKYPHATLRTDGLHVGLPEGQMGNSEVGHMNLGAGRIVYQDLVKVNLAVENKTLNNEKVLVDAFTYAKENNKDVHFLGLLSNGGVHSHINHLLGLIDAANDFGVKNSYVHGFTDGRDVDPKSGAGFVKQLQNHIEGTNTEIASISGRYYAMDRDKRWERIKFVYDALVNGKGENSTNIVDAIEANYANDITDEFIKPIVSVNDNNEAIGKIKEDDVIIFFNFRTDRGRELTEALSQVDFPEHNMKKLKLHYVTLTNYNDTYKNVNVIFNKENLNETLGEVLEKNNKTQIRIAETEKYPHVTFFFSGGREEPFKGEQRILRNSPKVATYDLKPEMSAFELKDALVPELQKGEVDFVCLNFANGDMVGHTGVMDAAIKACEAVDQCVNEVITTALEHNYTTLLIADHGNCETMINPDGSPNTAHTTNPVPVILIDKELNAIKDGILGDMAPTILKLMGVEQPEAMTQHALV from the coding sequence ATGAACAAAAAAGTTATCTTAATGATACTAGATGGTTGGGGAAATTCTCCCGACCCAAAGGTGTCGGCAATAGATCATGCCAATACTTCTTTCATAGATTCACTATATACTAAATATCCTCACGCCACTTTAAGAACAGACGGCCTTCATGTCGGCCTACCTGAAGGGCAAATGGGAAATAGTGAAGTAGGTCACATGAACTTAGGAGCTGGTAGAATTGTATATCAAGATCTAGTTAAAGTTAATCTGGCGGTAGAGAATAAAACCCTAAACAACGAAAAAGTACTTGTAGATGCTTTTACATATGCAAAAGAAAACAATAAAGATGTTCATTTTTTGGGCTTACTAAGTAATGGTGGTGTACATTCACATATAAACCACTTATTAGGTTTAATAGATGCTGCTAATGACTTTGGTGTTAAAAATTCTTATGTTCATGGATTTACCGATGGTAGAGATGTCGACCCAAAATCCGGTGCGGGCTTTGTTAAGCAATTACAAAATCACATCGAAGGAACAAACACAGAAATAGCAAGTATTTCTGGTCGTTACTATGCTATGGATAGAGACAAGCGATGGGAACGCATTAAATTTGTTTATGATGCTCTTGTGAACGGTAAAGGTGAAAACTCAACCAATATTGTAGATGCTATAGAAGCTAATTATGCGAATGATATTACCGATGAATTTATAAAACCTATCGTTTCTGTTAACGATAACAACGAAGCCATAGGAAAAATAAAAGAAGATGATGTCATTATATTCTTCAATTTCAGAACAGACAGAGGTCGCGAATTAACCGAGGCGCTATCTCAGGTAGATTTCCCTGAACACAACATGAAGAAACTGAAGTTACACTATGTAACCCTGACAAATTACAATGACACTTACAAAAACGTTAATGTAATATTCAATAAAGAAAACTTAAACGAAACTCTAGGTGAAGTTTTAGAAAAGAACAACAAAACACAGATAAGAATAGCAGAAACAGAAAAGTATCCTCATGTTACATTTTTCTTTTCTGGAGGTCGTGAAGAGCCTTTTAAAGGGGAGCAACGCATCTTAAGGAACTCACCAAAGGTGGCTACCTACGACTTAAAACCAGAAATGAGTGCTTTTGAACTTAAAGATGCTTTAGTTCCTGAACTTCAAAAAGGTGAAGTAGATTTTGTATGTCTAAATTTTGCTAACGGTGATATGGTTGGCCATACTGGTGTTATGGATGCAGCAATAAAAGCATGTGAGGCAGTAGATCAATGTGTCAACGAAGTAATCACAACAGCTCTTGAGCACAACTACACAACTCTTTTAATTGCCGATCATGGTAACTGCGAAACTATGATCAATCCAGATGGTTCTCCAAACACGGCGCATACAACTAATCCAGTTCCTGTAATCCTAATAGACAAAGAACTTAATGCCATCAAAGATGGTATACTTGGTGATATGGCACCAACTATTTTAAAACTTATGGGAGTTGAACAGCCAGAAGCTATGACTCAACACGCTTTGGTTTAA
- the pepE gene encoding dipeptidase PepE: MRNIILASTSTIHGGEYLEYLLLELATFFKDTEEILFIPYARPSGLSHDDYTKKAEKAFAKIKKNVIGIHSTKNPVEAIKKAKGIFTGGGNTFVLTNILYKYNLIETLRASVQNGTPYLGTSAGSNICGLDIKTTNDMPIVYPPSFGALKLVPFNINPHYLDPDPNSKHMGETRETRINEFHKFNSQPVVGLREGSWLYIKGESILLKGNLSARIFEANKTPYEIDTETNLSSIK; encoded by the coding sequence ATGAGAAACATCATTCTTGCAAGTACATCTACAATCCACGGAGGCGAATACCTTGAGTATTTATTACTGGAATTAGCTACTTTTTTTAAAGATACGGAAGAAATTTTATTTATTCCTTATGCCAGACCAAGTGGTTTAAGTCATGATGATTACACAAAAAAAGCTGAAAAAGCATTTGCGAAAATCAAAAAAAATGTAATTGGTATTCACTCTACTAAAAACCCCGTAGAAGCCATAAAAAAAGCTAAGGGTATTTTTACTGGAGGTGGCAATACATTTGTTTTAACCAATATACTATACAAATACAACTTAATTGAGACTTTAAGGGCATCTGTGCAGAATGGCACACCTTATTTGGGCACTAGTGCCGGAAGCAATATTTGTGGCTTGGATATAAAGACTACCAACGATATGCCCATAGTTTATCCGCCAAGTTTTGGTGCCTTAAAACTAGTTCCGTTTAACATAAACCCGCATTATTTGGATCCAGACCCTAATTCCAAACATATGGGTGAAACACGAGAAACTAGAATAAATGAATTTCATAAATTTAATTCACAACCCGTTGTTGGTTTAAGGGAAGGTAGTTGGTTATATATAAAAGGCGAATCGATACTCTTAAAAGGAAACTTATCGGCCCGAATTTTTGAAGCTAACAAAACACCCTATGAAATTGATACTGAGACCAACCTTAGCTCCATAAAATAA
- a CDS encoding carboxypeptidase-like regulatory domain-containing protein: MLKTNLVFAFFFIFGISFAQEVEISGKVISKTDVENIHVINKTAQVFTITNINGEFKINAEVHDTLQFSSIQFGVKDIIVTKGTILSKTMIVPLDEQTNELEEVLVGKVLTGNLLSDIENADTNTPINFYDVGIPGYKGKIATQSERRLAQAGEFKPKMLIGMILGGASLDPIINGLTGRTKMLKERVEIENRQNLIRKIRSKHSKALFTSYELKEQHRNEFFFFCEEASDFMVRCKGKSDFQVFQYLTERLKAFKKILKTKVD; the protein is encoded by the coding sequence ATGCTAAAAACTAATTTAGTTTTTGCATTTTTCTTCATATTTGGAATTTCTTTCGCTCAAGAGGTTGAAATTTCCGGAAAGGTTATAAGTAAAACCGATGTTGAAAATATTCATGTTATAAACAAAACAGCACAAGTATTTACCATAACAAATATTAACGGCGAGTTTAAGATCAATGCCGAGGTGCACGATACGCTTCAATTTTCTTCGATTCAATTTGGAGTTAAAGATATTATAGTGACTAAAGGTACTATATTGTCCAAAACCATGATAGTGCCCCTAGATGAGCAAACAAATGAACTTGAAGAAGTTCTTGTTGGTAAGGTCTTAACAGGTAATTTATTATCCGATATCGAAAATGCAGATACCAATACACCCATTAATTTTTACGATGTGGGTATTCCTGGTTATAAAGGAAAAATTGCTACACAAAGTGAAAGGCGGTTAGCTCAAGCAGGAGAATTTAAACCAAAAATGTTAATAGGTATGATTTTGGGAGGAGCTTCTCTTGATCCTATAATAAATGGATTAACAGGTAGAACCAAAATGTTAAAAGAACGGGTAGAAATTGAAAACAGGCAGAACTTAATCCGTAAAATTAGATCAAAACATTCCAAAGCACTATTTACTAGTTATGAGTTAAAAGAACAACATAGAAACGAATTCTTCTTTTTTTGTGAAGAAGCATCAGATTTCATGGTTAGATGTAAAGGAAAATCAGATTTTCAGGTCTTTCAATATCTCACAGAAAGATTAAAAGCTTTCAAAAAAATTTTAAAGACAAAAGTCGATTAA
- a CDS encoding class I SAM-dependent methyltransferase: MKKLFKLVLNLVPRPILIRLSYMVRPILIFYLKGNKFTDPIDGKSFKSFLPYGYGHQRNNVLSPSTLSLERHRLLWLYLKNETNFFTGNHRVLHFAPEQAFHKRFKKMRNLDYVTTDLNSPLADVKADICSLPFEDNSFDIIFCNHVLEHIPDDTKAMEEMYRVMKTGGMGIFQIPQDLNRQITFEDDSIIDRKERAKIFGQYDHVRIYGRDYFDKLRNIGFTVKEVDYTATLSEEENKKYCLAKGEIIPVVFKS, translated from the coding sequence ATGAAAAAACTCTTCAAACTTGTTCTAAACCTTGTACCAAGGCCAATATTAATAAGGTTGAGTTACATGGTTAGGCCTATTTTAATATTCTACCTAAAGGGAAACAAATTTACAGACCCTATAGATGGTAAAAGCTTCAAATCTTTTTTACCTTATGGATATGGTCATCAGCGTAACAATGTTTTATCCCCATCTACGCTTTCGCTGGAACGGCACAGGTTATTATGGCTATATTTAAAAAACGAAACCAATTTTTTCACTGGCAACCATAGAGTTTTACACTTCGCTCCCGAACAAGCATTTCATAAAAGATTTAAGAAGATGCGTAATTTAGATTATGTTACAACTGATCTAAATTCTCCTCTAGCAGATGTGAAAGCAGATATATGCAGCTTGCCTTTTGAGGACAATTCTTTTGATATCATTTTTTGCAATCATGTTCTAGAGCATATCCCTGATGACACAAAAGCCATGGAAGAAATGTATCGTGTTATGAAAACTGGTGGCATGGGAATTTTTCAAATACCACAGGATTTGAACCGTCAAATTACTTTCGAAGATGATAGTATTATAGACCGTAAAGAGCGCGCTAAAATTTTTGGACAATATGACCACGTTCGTATCTACGGACGCGACTATTTCGACAAGCTTAGAAATATTGGATTTACAGTTAAGGAAGTAGATTATACCGCTACCTTAAGCGAAGAAGAAAATAAAAAGTATTGCTTAGCAAAAGGGGAAATTATTCCCGTAGTTTTTAAATCTTGA
- a CDS encoding DUF423 domain-containing protein, with product MIQQFIMTAAIFGALAVIFGAFGAHALKKILSVEEQKSFETGVKYQMYHALVLLALGLNPEYSSTSIYWCFTLGIICFSFSIYGLVLSSAKNKKLKFLGPITPLGGLLFVMGWILLLFKTF from the coding sequence ATGATTCAGCAATTTATAATGACTGCCGCGATATTTGGAGCTTTAGCTGTTATTTTTGGGGCTTTTGGTGCCCATGCATTAAAAAAAATATTATCTGTAGAGGAACAAAAAAGTTTTGAAACGGGTGTAAAATATCAAATGTATCATGCCCTTGTATTATTAGCTCTTGGGTTAAATCCTGAATACAGTTCCACTAGCATATATTGGTGCTTTACGTTAGGTATTATATGCTTTTCCTTTAGTATTTATGGGTTAGTATTGTCTAGTGCAAAGAATAAAAAGCTAAAATTTTTGGGTCCAATAACTCCATTGGGAGGCTTGCTTTTTGTTATGGGCTGGATACTTCTTCTATTTAAAACCTTTTAA
- a CDS encoding carboxypeptidase-like regulatory domain-containing protein, with the protein MRKVVFVFCLIMMPLLSVAQTTERIKVQGKIYADANDVEGITVYNASSNEGTITNDKGEFSIAVAVNDIVQISAIQFEALSITVPEDVVDSKQLGIHLVEQIHKLDAVLLRSGLTGNVDADIKNVANIKPLILDMGNMNTNYEYFDDKIFDAQAVQNDLKSRISKGELYNGFDVKKIGKLIFGKKDKSYKLPDYLEIEHPIELTDVYSHEYISEMFDIPLAEVDAFVAYVDNQDLDRELLKKGNEIKCLQFLFEKSEQFLKKQDAKN; encoded by the coding sequence ATGAGAAAAGTTGTATTTGTTTTCTGTTTAATTATGATGCCTTTATTGAGTGTTGCTCAAACTACCGAAAGGATAAAAGTACAAGGGAAAATATACGCCGATGCCAATGATGTGGAAGGCATTACAGTTTACAATGCGTCATCAAATGAAGGGACTATTACTAACGATAAAGGAGAGTTTAGCATTGCGGTTGCTGTTAATGATATTGTCCAGATTTCTGCTATTCAATTTGAAGCACTGTCCATTACTGTTCCCGAAGATGTTGTAGATTCAAAACAATTAGGCATTCATTTAGTAGAGCAAATACATAAATTAGATGCTGTTCTATTGCGCTCTGGACTAACGGGGAATGTAGATGCTGATATAAAAAATGTAGCTAACATAAAACCCCTTATTCTAGATATGGGGAACATGAATACCAACTATGAATACTTTGATGATAAAATATTTGATGCTCAGGCGGTTCAAAATGATTTGAAGTCCAGAATTAGTAAAGGGGAATTGTATAACGGTTTTGATGTTAAAAAAATAGGTAAGCTCATTTTTGGTAAAAAAGACAAATCGTACAAGCTACCCGATTACCTTGAAATTGAACACCCCATTGAGTTGACCGATGTCTACTCGCATGAATACATAAGCGAAATGTTTGATATTCCTTTAGCAGAAGTAGACGCTTTTGTGGCTTATGTAGATAATCAAGATTTAGATCGCGAACTTTTAAAAAAGGGCAATGAGATTAAATGCTTACAGTTCCTTTTCGAAAAAAGCGAGCAGTTTCTAAAAAAACAGGATGCTAAAAACTAA
- a CDS encoding GNAT family N-acetyltransferase translates to MAFVFKIIEKNRINEVIPLVEKLNNNKISYGVLKQRFAEMANFDNYECAVVYHNDRIIGVSGLWYCTRHYSGRSVEPDHVFIEKDYRGQGLGKQFFSWIYEHAKSKGYEAVELNTYVANAPSHKFYFNEGFKILGFHFLKNLTK, encoded by the coding sequence ATGGCATTCGTTTTTAAAATTATTGAAAAGAATCGAATAAATGAAGTTATTCCATTAGTGGAAAAACTAAACAATAACAAAATATCGTATGGGGTCTTAAAACAACGGTTTGCAGAAATGGCAAATTTTGATAATTACGAGTGTGCAGTCGTTTACCATAATGATAGGATAATAGGTGTTTCCGGATTATGGTATTGTACAAGGCATTATTCAGGAAGAAGTGTTGAGCCCGATCATGTTTTTATTGAGAAAGACTACCGCGGACAGGGATTAGGAAAACAATTTTTTAGTTGGATTTACGAGCATGCCAAAAGTAAAGGATATGAAGCTGTAGAGCTAAATACCTATGTAGCAAATGCTCCTTCACATAAATTTTATTTTAACGAAGGTTTTAAAATTTTAGGCTTTCATTTTTTAAAAAATCTAACAAAATAG
- a CDS encoding M48 family metalloprotease, producing the protein MRGRNLKFRLLIGAAIAIFFVFKRCSQQEKNPYTGRVQTISMTPDKEIAIGLQSAPQMAQQHGGLHPNNKYQAFVDEVGNKLVYSSMAKDTPYKYDFHLLNDNKTINAFALPGGQIFITYALFSKLENEDQLAGVLGHEIGHVLGRHSAERIAESEYWQGLATAGSVGADMGGLVSGIGQQKLLTNGRDDELESDDLGVLFMLNAGYNPKEMIGVMQILKKAAGPNRVPEFQSTHPDPDNRIEKIKAAIRKYENIQ; encoded by the coding sequence ATGAGAGGTAGAAATCTAAAATTCAGGTTATTAATAGGTGCTGCAATAGCTATTTTCTTTGTTTTTAAAAGATGTAGCCAACAGGAAAAGAACCCTTATACAGGTCGTGTACAAACTATATCGATGACTCCTGACAAAGAAATTGCCATAGGTTTACAAAGTGCGCCCCAAATGGCACAACAACATGGCGGCTTACACCCAAACAACAAATACCAAGCTTTTGTAGATGAAGTTGGAAATAAATTGGTTTACAGCAGTATGGCTAAGGACACACCTTACAAATATGATTTTCACTTACTTAACGATAATAAAACCATCAATGCATTTGCGCTACCGGGTGGACAAATATTTATTACCTACGCCTTATTTTCCAAATTGGAAAATGAGGACCAACTAGCCGGAGTACTTGGCCATGAGATAGGACATGTACTGGGCAGGCACAGTGCAGAACGAATTGCTGAAAGTGAATACTGGCAGGGTTTGGCTACGGCAGGTTCGGTTGGCGCAGACATGGGTGGTTTGGTAAGCGGCATTGGTCAGCAGAAATTATTAACCAATGGTAGAGATGATGAATTAGAAAGTGATGATTTAGGGGTCCTGTTTATGCTCAATGCTGGCTACAACCCCAAAGAGATGATTGGCGTAATGCAAATTCTAAAAAAAGCAGCAGGCCCCAACAGAGTTCCAGAATTTCAAAGTACTCATCCTGACCCTGATAACCGGATAGAAAAAATAAAAGCAGCAATAAGAAAGTATGAAAACATCCAATAA
- a CDS encoding GNAT family N-acetyltransferase, whose product MNYHIKFITAKETHTVRHPVLRPGKPISSCIFYGDELDNNFHLGLYKNTKLVGVASFFNNKHPSLKFNRQYQLRGMAILEPYQGKGLGNRLINHAEDILKAKHIEAIWCNARKIAVNFYSRNNFQIKGDPFEIEDIGTHYVMFKKI is encoded by the coding sequence ATGAATTATCATATTAAGTTCATAACTGCTAAGGAAACACACACTGTAAGACACCCCGTTTTACGACCTGGTAAACCTATTTCATCTTGCATCTTTTATGGAGATGAACTTGATAATAATTTTCATCTTGGCTTATATAAAAACACCAAGCTTGTTGGTGTAGCTTCGTTTTTTAACAACAAGCATCCTAGTTTAAAATTTAACAGGCAATATCAATTAAGAGGTATGGCGATTTTAGAACCGTATCAAGGGAAAGGTCTCGGTAATAGACTCATTAATCATGCTGAAGATATCCTAAAAGCTAAACATATAGAAGCCATATGGTGTAACGCCAGAAAAATAGCAGTAAACTTTTACAGTAGAAATAATTTTCAAATTAAAGGAGACCCTTTTGAGATTGAAGATATTGGAACACACTATGTTATGTTTAAAAAAATCTAA
- a CDS encoding BT0820 family HAD-type phosphatase has protein sequence MNFSNTLTIAVDFDGTIVEDAYPKIGKPQMFAFETLKKLQDDGHRLILWTYRHGIRLNEAVEFCKKNGINFYAVNNSFPEEHYLYDASRKINADLFIDDRNFGGFPGWGEIYQDLTNSEAPKPKKSKGFFGLFK, from the coding sequence ATGAATTTTAGCAACACACTTACAATAGCCGTAGATTTTGATGGCACTATAGTAGAAGATGCTTACCCAAAGATTGGTAAACCCCAAATGTTTGCCTTCGAAACTCTAAAAAAACTACAGGACGATGGACATCGATTAATTTTATGGACTTATAGGCACGGCATAAGACTTAATGAAGCCGTTGAGTTTTGTAAAAAAAATGGCATTAATTTTTATGCAGTAAACAACAGTTTTCCAGAAGAGCATTACCTTTACGATGCCAGCAGAAAAATTAACGCAGACCTATTTATTGATGATAGAAATTTTGGTGGCTTTCCAGGTTGGGGTGAAATCTACCAAGACCTCACGAATTCCGAAGCTCCAAAACCAAAAAAATCTAAAGGCTTTTTTGGCTTATTTAAATAA
- a CDS encoding FAD:protein FMN transferase, which translates to MSGTVFGTSYSVIYDSDENYQKAFENLFEVLNGSLSTYQIDSDISKLNRNELVKIDEHFIKVFDASKKIFELTNGAFDPTIGNIVNAWQFGAQDIIQELDSLKIDSLMQFVGFDKTRRINTSIEKDHPNIYMEFNAIAKGYGVDVIGEFLEGKNIKNYLVEIGGEIRVRGINTEKQKAWTVGVERPHFDGTQSVFKAIPLKDAAMATSGTYRKFKVDENGNKYSHIIDTKTGYPSKTNLLSITVISDDCMTADAYATAFKAMGIEKIKSFLKHHPELKVFLIFENEDNAFETLSLNGFPD; encoded by the coding sequence TTGTCTGGCACTGTATTCGGAACATCCTATTCTGTTATTTATGATTCAGATGAAAATTATCAAAAGGCATTTGAAAATTTATTTGAAGTCTTAAATGGGTCTTTGTCAACTTATCAGATAGATTCTGATATTTCAAAGCTTAATAGAAATGAGCTCGTGAAAATAGATGAACATTTTATTAAGGTTTTTGATGCCTCAAAAAAAATATTTGAACTTACCAATGGTGCTTTTGATCCAACAATTGGTAATATCGTTAATGCTTGGCAATTTGGTGCTCAAGACATTATCCAAGAACTGGATAGTCTAAAAATAGATAGTTTAATGCAGTTTGTTGGATTTGATAAAACAAGGAGGATTAACACAAGTATTGAAAAAGACCATCCCAATATTTATATGGAGTTTAACGCTATTGCAAAAGGCTATGGTGTTGATGTGATTGGTGAGTTTCTGGAAGGGAAAAACATTAAAAATTATCTTGTTGAAATTGGAGGGGAGATTAGAGTGAGAGGTATTAATACTGAAAAGCAAAAGGCTTGGACAGTTGGTGTTGAAAGACCACATTTTGATGGGACACAATCGGTTTTTAAGGCTATACCATTAAAAGATGCTGCTATGGCTACATCTGGCACCTATAGAAAGTTCAAGGTTGATGAAAACGGTAATAAGTATTCTCATATCATTGATACAAAAACTGGTTATCCCAGCAAAACTAACCTGCTAAGTATAACAGTAATATCTGATGATTGTATGACAGCCGATGCCTATGCAACTGCTTTTAAGGCCATGGGTATTGAAAAAATTAAATCGTTTTTAAAACACCACCCAGAGTTAAAAGTGTTCTTGATTTTTGAAAATGAGGATAATGCTTTCGAGACCTTATCTTTAAACGGATTTCCTGATTAG
- a CDS encoding Na(+)-translocating NADH-quinone reductase subunit F, whose protein sequence is MSKPLTPQELHNLAMNHVGKDLEKRGFEFIAINSKLKKHPQFVCMDKHKQYYFVIVKAVILPDNPNNYDVVWMESFKKHARDNDAKVLYAGVGLGNPNGEKEHIYLNEDYLLEYNGIQVLDTHLN, encoded by the coding sequence ATGAGTAAACCACTTACACCTCAAGAACTTCATAATTTAGCAATGAACCATGTTGGTAAAGATTTAGAGAAACGTGGTTTTGAGTTTATTGCTATAAACAGCAAACTAAAAAAGCATCCCCAGTTTGTTTGTATGGACAAGCATAAGCAATATTATTTTGTAATTGTTAAGGCGGTTATCTTACCAGATAATCCCAATAATTACGATGTGGTTTGGATGGAATCCTTTAAAAAACATGCTAGAGATAATGATGCGAAAGTACTTTATGCAGGGGTTGGTTTAGGTAATCCAAATGGTGAAAAGGAGCATATTTATCTAAACGAAGATTACTTACTAGAATACAATGGTATACAAGTTTTAGATACTCATTTGAATTAA
- a CDS encoding ankyrin repeat domain-containing protein, with protein MKKTIITSVLALCVALVSVNTTSATSTIKNSSSEYFFKVNSFCVSIAKGDIDTVKKLIERGADVNERSNGMTPAMYAAKFNRTEILKLLIDNGANLKLRCSNKSFTAVKYAELHGADEAAAMIKANLKKKKRK; from the coding sequence ATGAAAAAAACAATCATTACTTCAGTACTAGCTTTGTGTGTTGCATTAGTTTCTGTTAACACAACATCTGCCACTTCAACTATTAAGAATAGTTCTTCAGAATATTTCTTTAAGGTAAATTCATTTTGTGTTTCTATAGCAAAAGGAGACATAGATACTGTAAAGAAACTAATAGAACGAGGAGCCGATGTTAATGAACGATCTAATGGAATGACACCAGCAATGTATGCAGCAAAATTTAACAGAACCGAAATTTTAAAGCTCTTAATTGATAATGGAGCTAACTTAAAATTAAGATGTTCAAACAAAAGCTTTACAGCGGTTAAGTATGCCGAACTTCATGGGGCAGATGAAGCTGCTGCAATGATCAAAGCAAATCTTAAGAAGAAAAAGAGAAAATAA